One stretch of Actinomycetes bacterium DNA includes these proteins:
- a CDS encoding YbaK/EbsC family protein, translated as MPENPPETPDNPATATTQLAHPAVRRVTARLAELGVDGRVRRLDDSARTAAAAAAQLGVGVAQIANSLVFSADGAPLLVMASGGHRVDTAKVAALVGAAGVDRADPDFVRTHTGFAIGGVAPVGHPEPLRTLVDTDLATYDEVWAAAGHPHTVFPTTYDELVRITGGTPADIGA; from the coding sequence ATGCCCGAGAACCCACCAGAGACCCCTGACAACCCGGCGACCGCTACCACCCAGCTGGCCCACCCGGCGGTCCGCCGGGTCACCGCGCGGCTGGCCGAGCTCGGCGTCGACGGCCGGGTCCGCCGGCTCGACGACTCGGCCCGCACCGCCGCCGCCGCAGCGGCCCAGCTCGGTGTCGGGGTCGCCCAGATCGCCAACTCGCTGGTGTTCAGCGCCGACGGCGCCCCCCTGCTGGTGATGGCCTCGGGCGGGCACCGGGTCGACACCGCCAAGGTGGCTGCCCTGGTCGGCGCCGCCGGTGTCGACCGGGCCGACCCGGACTTCGTGCGGACCCACACCGGGTTCGCGATCGGTGGGGTGGCGCCCGTCGGGCACCCCGAGCCGCTGCGGACGCTCGTCGACACCGACCTGGCGACGTACGACGAGGTGTGGGCTGCCGCCGGGCACCCTCACACGGTCTTCCCGACGACCTACGACGAGCTGGTGCGCATCACCGGCGGTACGCCCGCCGACATCGGCGCCTGA
- a CDS encoding SAV_6107 family HEPN domain-containing protein, with protein MGTRVTRVDAVVRRPPVVSAARELLATARHDLTDATATTVGTERYAAAHLAALRTAAAVLAVRTRPAATKRPRNVWSMLPQVAPELTEWAAFFAAGAGKRAAAEAGLSRAVTPREADDLLRDAQTFLALVETTLGLDHQPALPHLAPRAS; from the coding sequence ATGGGCACCAGGGTCACCCGGGTCGATGCGGTGGTGCGCCGACCGCCGGTGGTGTCCGCCGCGCGCGAGCTGCTGGCGACCGCGCGCCACGACCTCACCGACGCGACCGCGACGACGGTCGGGACCGAGCGCTACGCCGCCGCCCACCTCGCGGCGCTGCGCACCGCCGCCGCCGTGCTCGCCGTGCGGACCCGACCGGCGGCGACCAAGCGCCCGCGCAACGTGTGGTCGATGCTGCCGCAGGTCGCCCCCGAGCTCACAGAGTGGGCGGCGTTCTTCGCGGCCGGGGCCGGCAAGCGGGCCGCGGCCGAGGCCGGGCTCTCCCGGGCGGTCACCCCGCGGGAGGCCGACGACCTGCTGCGCGACGCGCAGACCTTCCTGGCCCTGGTGGAGACCACGCTCGGGCTCGACCACCAGCCGGCGCTGCCGCACCTGGCACCCCGCGCCAGCTGA
- a CDS encoding DUF6504 family protein, whose product MTRRYDDPVDVRRRDEDPAEFLWRGRHYAVREVLAHWVETGAWWQSPAVTGAGSAAVSIDSSVLAAEREVWRVEATRGRQHGSGVFDLCFDWASGGWILLRSHD is encoded by the coding sequence ATGACGAGGCGGTACGACGACCCGGTCGACGTCCGGCGCCGCGACGAGGACCCGGCCGAGTTCCTGTGGCGCGGCCGGCACTACGCGGTGCGCGAGGTGCTGGCGCACTGGGTGGAGACCGGGGCGTGGTGGCAGTCCCCGGCCGTCACCGGGGCCGGGTCCGCGGCGGTCAGCATCGACTCCTCGGTGCTGGCCGCGGAGCGGGAGGTCTGGCGGGTCGAGGCCACCCGGGGCCGGCAGCACGGGTCCGGCGTCTTCGACCTGTGCTTCGACTGGGCGAGCGGGGGCTGGATCCTGCTCCGCTCCCACGACTGA